The Osmia lignaria lignaria isolate PbOS001 chromosome 14, iyOsmLign1, whole genome shotgun sequence genome has a window encoding:
- the LOC117605729 gene encoding cell division cycle 7-related protein kinase isoform X1, giving the protein MEEKTQMQEDNDNKDNNAAIKSTIPLIKDLFHVHGKVGEGTFSSVFLATLKSSDGSKKFALKHLVPTRHPEKIERELQCMQQIGGKDYVVGLELCLRNFETVIFVMPYMRHDKFSEYVQDLTVQETKDYMIALLTALRRVHQFNIIHRDVKPSNFLYDRCNKRYLLVDFGLAQEYIPEEKPKNHKSANSAVHSLKRKRSDENDFNFSLSSRKKVTGEKCYCFGKPKVCSLCTSRPDQTAPRAGTPGFRAPEVLLKHLSQTPAIDIWASGVMMLCILSGTQPFFHSPDDCTALAEITTVFGSQKMQQCAHKLGKKIIFSEDIPGIDIVSLCQKLQKRNKNLLNNRNHNFYEKVSSGDQFPKEAYHLLLRLLDLDYKTRFTADEALNHPFLKL; this is encoded by the exons ATGGAGGAAAAGACTCAAATGCAAGAGGATAATGACAACA aagATAACAATGCTGCCATTAAAAGTACAATTccattaattaaagatttatttcatGTGCATGGAAAAGTTGGTGAAGGGACTTTCAGTTCTGTGTTTTTAGCTACTTTAAAGTCTTCTGATGGTTCTAAAAAATTTGCATTAAAACATTTAGTTCCTACTCGACATCCAGAAAAGATTGAACGAGAATTACAATGTATGCAACAGATAGG AGGAAAAGATTATGTGGTTGGATTAGAATTATGTTTACGAAATTTTGAAACAGTAATTTTTGTAATGCCATATATGCGACATGATAAATTCTCG gaATATGTACAAGATTTGACTGTTCAGGAAACTAAAGATTATATGATAGCGTTATTGACTGCATTAAGAAGGGTTcatcaatttaatattatacataGAGATGTGAAACCcagtaattttttatatgatCGGTGCAATAAAAg ATACTTATTAGTTGATTTTGGATTAGCACAAGAATACATACCAGAAGAAAAACCTAAAAATCATAAATCGGCTAATTCTGCAGTACATTCGCTTAAGCGGAAACGATCAGACGaa aacgattttaatttttctctaaGTAGTAGAAAAAAGGTTACTGGAGAGAAATGTTATTGTTTTGGAAAACCAAAAGTTTGTTCATTGTGTACATCAAGACCAGACCAGACGGCTCCAAGAGCGGGTACTCCAGGATTTCGTGCTCCTGAAGTTTTATTGAAGCATCTTTCACAAACACCAGCGATTGATATTTGGGCAAGTGGAGTAATGATGCTGTGCATTCTTAGTGGTACTCAACCATTTTTTCATTCTCCAGACGATTGTACAGCTTTAGCAGAAATAACAACTGTATTTGGATCTCAGAAGATGCAACAGTGTGCACACAAATTAG GAAAAAAAATTATCTTTAGTGAAGATATACCAGGAATTGATATTGTGTCCTTATGTCAgaaattacaaaaaagaaataagaatttattaaataatagaaaCCATAATTTTTACGAAaag GTATCATCAGGCGATCAATTTCCAAAAGAAGCTTATCACCTTTTATTAAGACTGTTGGATTTAGATTACAAAACACGTTTTACTGCAGATGAAGCTTTAAATCAtccatttttaaaattgtaa
- the unc-45 gene encoding unc-45 myosin chaperone isoform X1: MSVCSEESPFAIPDTPDAIMTICKLRQTKYTQITIKESIMTKTTNLSAREWKEKGNEEFNKANWSEALSCYTNALKLTNEDNSEKAIYYKNRAAAYLKQEEYNKAIKDCDEALKICPNDPKALFRRCQALDALERFEEAYRDARYIISADPGNKAIQPIAARLHEIVQERYRQNSRVSAKVSQMMNIAFEMKGDNEKREQAMNNLLVLARERAGAEVMFNDGIVSQITKTLKLEKNEEIITIAIRIIAELCKDNINITEIIIKDIGIPWYLEMINSKVLERVNAAQYCLQTVLNSYSGMDNKPDSKPNQELCEKYNKEIDTILSCLLYSITSRTISGLARDAIIELIMRNIHYTALNWAERLVELRGLQRLMEVASELEEYKYESAMDITPSTRTVTSVCLARIYENMYYDAAKEKFRNAIDEYIKDKLLTPDIESKVRIVVAITTLLLGPLDVGNTVIAKEGILEMILVMAGTDDILQQKVACECIVAAASKKDKATAIINQGVNILKKLYQSKDDSIKVRALVGLCKLGSSGGTDATIRPFADGATKKLAEACRRFLINPKKQKDMRKWAVEGLSYLTFDAEVKEKLIEDKEAIQAMIEVAKTGDQSVVYGVVTTLVNLCNAYDKQELIPEMIELAKFAKHHIPEEHELDDVDFVNKRIITLAKAGVTSALVALSKTESQNSKELIARVFNAICSQHEVRGIVVQQGGAKALLPLALDGTDRGKKQASQALARLGITINPEVAFPGQRIMEVVRPFINLLNPECSALENFEALMALCNLAGVNDSVRKRILKEGGFQKIETYMYEDHEMLKRASVQVINNLMMCEDTLKYYEQENDRVKYLVILCEDEDLETSMAAAGALAVLTSCSVKSCIKIFDSKDWCESLRYLLANPNVDLQHRGVVIVYNMIKSMKDVAARLIETDIMEILMALTKSDTVENKKVKELAAEALEAATKWELIRKNADDEQIPENSNTLENVE; encoded by the exons atgtcggtatgcagcgAGGAGTCACCATTCGCgatccctgacaccccggatgccattatGACGATATGCAAACTCAGGCAAACCAAGTACACCCAGATCACAA TTAAAGAATCCATCATGACAAAAACAACAAACCTGAGTGCACGTGAATGGAAGGAAAAAGGCAATGAGGAATTTAATAAAGCAAATTGGTCGGAAGCTTTAAGTTGTTATACAAATGCACTGAAGCTTACGAATGAAGATAATTCTGAGAAAGCAATATATTATAAGAATCGTGCTGCTGCGTATCTCAAACAGGAAGAATATAATAAAGCAATTAAAGATTGTGATGAGGCTCTTAAGATATGTCCAAATGATCCTAAAGCATTGTTTCGCAGATGTCAGGCATTAGATGCACTAGAAAGATTTGAGGAAGCATATCGTGATGCAAGATACATTATTTCAGCAGATCCTGGTAATAAAGCAATTCAACCTATTGCTGCGAGACTGCATGAAATTGTTCAAGAAAGATATAGACAAAACTCTCGTGTTAGTGCCAAG GTATCCCAAATGATGAATATAGCTTTTGAAATGAAAGGAGACAATGAAAAACGAGAACAAGCAATGAACAATTTACTTGTTCTTGCCCGAGAAAGAGCAGGGGCAGAAGTGATGTTTAATGATGGAATTGTTTCTCAAATAACTAAGACCCTTAAACTTGagaagaatgaagaaataataacgattgctaTTCGAATAATTGCAGAATTATGTAAAGATAATATCAATATAACTGAGattattataaaagatataGGTATACCCTGGTATTTAGAGATGATTAATAGTAAAGTTTTAGAAAGGGTAAATGCTGCTCAGTACTGTTTACAG ACTGTACTCAATAGTTACAGTGGAATGGATAACAAACCAGATTCAAAACCAAATCAAGAATTATGTGAGAAATATAATAAGGAAATTGATACCATCTTATCCTGTTTATTGTACAGTATAACGAGTAGAACAATTTCTGGATTAGCTAGAGATGCAATTATAGAACTTATAATGCGCAATATTCATTATACTGCATTAAATTGGGCAGAACGTTTGGTCGAACTTCGTGGTTTACAACGTTTAATGGAAGTAGCAAGTGAGCTTGAAGAATACAAATATGAATCTGCTATGGACATCACCCCATCTACTAGAACTGTAACCAGCGTTTGTTTGGCaagaatttatgaaaatatgtaTTATGATGCAGCAAAAGAGAAATTCAGAAATGCTATTGATGAATACATTAAAGACAAATTACTTACCCCAGATATAGAATCTAAG GTTCGCATTGTAGTTgcaataacaacattattactTGGTCCACTGGATGTTGGAAACACTGTAATTGCCAAAGAAGGTATTTTAGAAATGATACTAGTTATGGCCGGTACAGATGATATATTGCAACAGAAGGTTGCTTGTGAATGTATCGTAGCTGCTGCATCAAAGAAAGATAAAGCAACAGCGATTATAAACCAAGGCGTgaatatattaaagaaattgTATCAATCTAAAGACGATTCGATTAAAGTACGTGCTTTGGTAGGATTGTGTAAGTTAGGTAGTTCGGGTGGTACAGACGCCACAATAAGACCATTTGCCGACGGCGCAACAAAGAAATTAGCCGAAGCTTGTAGAAGATTCTTAATTAACCCTAAAAAACAAAAGGATATGAGAAAATGGGCAGTGGAAGGATTATCTTATCTCACGTTTGATGCTGAGGTGAAAGAGAAATTAATTGAAGATAAAGAAGCGATTCAAGCAATGATTGAAGTTGCTAAAACCGGAGATCAGTCTGTAGTTTATGGTGTTGTTACAACATTAGTAAATTTATGCAACGCTTATGATAAACAGGAACTTATACCAGAAATGATAGAATTGGCTAAATTTGCAAAACATCATATACCAGAAGAACATGAACTTGATGATGTAGACTTTGTAAACAAGAGAATAATCACCCTAGCTAAAGCTGGGGTAACAAGTGCGTTGGTTGCGCTTTCTAAAACGGAAAGTCAAAATAGTAAGGAACTAATAGCACGTGTTTTCAATGCAATTTGCAGTCAACATGAAGTACGAGGAATCGTCGTTCAACAAGGTGGAGCAAAGGCACTATTGCCATTAGCTTTAGATGGAACAGACAGAGGAAAGAAACAAGCATCACAAGCTCTTGCGCGTTTAGGAATTACGATAAACCCAGAAGTTGCATTTCCTGGGCAGAGAATAATGGAAGTAGTACGGCCATTCATAAATCTTTTAAATCCAGAATGTTCTGCGCTTGAAAACTTCGAAGCTTTAATGGCTTTGTGTAATTTAGCTGGTGTTAATGATAGTGTTAGAAAACGAATTTTGAAAGAAGGAGGTTTCCAGAAAATTGAAACTTACATGTATGAAGATCATGAAATGTTGAAACGTGCATCCGTtcaagttataaataatttaatgatgtGCGAAGACactttaaaatattatgaaCAAGAAAACGACAGAGTTAAATATTTGGTGATTCTCTGCGAGGATGAAGATTTAGAAACAAGCATGGCAGCAGCAGGAGCCTTAGCAGTGCTAACATCATGCAGCGTAAAatcttgtataaaaatatttgattcgAAGGATTGGTGTGAATCGTTACGTTATTTACTTGCTAATCCAAATGTTGATTTACAACATAGAGGAGTTgtaattgtttataatatgaTTAAAAGCATGAAAGATGTTGCGGCAAGACTAATTGAAACTGATATCATGGAAATTTTAATGGCTTTAACAAAGAGTGATACTGTAGAGAATAAAAAAGTAAAGGAGCTAGCTGCCGAAGCATTAGAAGCTGCAACAAAATGGGAGCTCATTAGGAAAAATGCAGATGATGAACAGATACCAGAAAATTCGAATACTTTGGAAAATGTTGAATAA
- the Cth gene encoding cystathionine gamma-lyase, which produces MAKEEGFATKAIHAGQDPLQWMHCSVIPPIILSTTFQQDAPGEHRGFEYGRSGNPTRNVLETCLATLENGKYGFVFSSGLGANTVLCSLLKAGDHIISGDDIYGGTNRFFQRCLSSQSITVSFVDMSDVNNVIANIKPNTKMIWLETPTNPLLKLIDIKAVTETLKKKNPELIIVIDNTFLTCYYQKPLELGADIVVYSLTKYMNGHSDIIMGAAVTNRDDLAERIKFLQNAMGIVPSPFDCFMVNRSLKTLELRMQQHMKNGLAVAKFLQSHPRVERVIHPYLPSHPQHELALKQSSGHSGMVSFYLKGDATKFLKSLKLFTLAESLGGYESLAELPSIMTHSSIPAETRAVLGISDQLIRLSVGLETERDILADLDQALNTS; this is translated from the exons aTGGCAAAAGAAGAAGGTTTTGCTACAAAAGCTATACATGCTGGACAAGATCCTTTGCAATGGATGCATTGTTCTGTAATACCTCCCATTATATTGTCCACTACTTTTCAACAGGATGCACCTGGAGAACATAGA ggGTTTGAATATGGTAGAAGTGGCAATCCTACAAGAAATGTTTTAGAAACATGTTTAGCTACCTTAGAAAATGGGAAATATGGATTTGTTTTTTCATCTGGTTTAGGTGCTAATACAGTATTATGTTCATTATTAAAAGCAGGAGATCATATTATATCTGGAGATGATATTTATGGTGGAACCAATCGTTTCTTTCAAAGATGTTTATCTTCACAAAGTATTACAGTATCTTTTGTTGATATGTCAGATGTAAATAATGTTATAGCCAATATAAAACCAAATACAAAG atgatTTGGTTGGAGACACCAACTAATCCTTTGCTTAAATTAATTGATATTAAAGCAGTTACTGAAACACTGAAGAAAAAAAATCCTGAGCTTATTATAGTGATAGACAATACTTTTCTCACATGTTATTATCAG AAACCATTAGAATTAGGAGCAGATATTGTTGTATATTCTTTGACCAAATATATGAATGGACATTCTGATATTATTATGGGTGCAGCAGTTACAAATAGGGATGATCTTGCagaaagaattaaatttttacaaaatg CTATGGGCATTGTTCCGTCCCCTTTTGACTGTTTTATGGTTAATCGCAGTTTAAAAACTTTGGAACTAAGAATGCAACAGCATATGAAGAATGGGTTAGCAGTTGCAAAGTTTTTACAATCACATCCTCGCGTAGAACGAGTAATTCATccat ATCTTCCATCTCATCCACAACATGAACTTGCTCTTAAACAAAGTTCTGGTCATAGTGGAATGGTTTCTTTCTATCTTAAAGGTGAtgctacaaaatttttaaaatcacttaaattatttacattagcTGAATCACTTGGTGGTTATGAGTCTCTTGCCGAATTACC ATCCATCATGACTCACTCATCAATTCCTGCAGAAACTAGAGCAGTATTAGGTATTAGCGATCAGTTAATTCGTTTATCCGTTGGTCTTGAAACAGAACGGGATATCTTAGCTGATCTTGACCAAGCTTTGAATACTAGTTAA
- the LOC117605731 gene encoding solute carrier family 35 member E2A codes for MENHSVRINYALTSRDTEQPLIHDSQTKQYGENSKDREEILVLTSEVKGGLFYPRALLFLTLWYFFSGCTLFLNKYILSYMEGDPTILGACQMLMTAVCGFIQMYFPCGMYKANPRLMRPAGFYKHMILVGCTRFTTVVLGLVSLNYVAVSFTETIKSSAPLFTVLISRYLLGEHTGLYVNLSLIPVMGGLALCSVNEISFDLRGFIAAMATNVTECLQNVYSKMLISGDNFKYTPAELQFYTSIASIVVQVPVSILLVDLTTLQHSLSFKLFTAFLLNGVFFHFQSITAYVLMDYISPVTHSVANTAKRASLIWLSVLLFNNPVTGLSAMGTSLVIAGVLLYNRAQEYDRLNKAKLRYTSKVNLQ; via the exons atgGAAAATCATTCCGTTCGAATAAATTATGCGCTAACATCTCGCGACACAGAACAACCATTAATACACGATAGCCAAACTAAACAATACGGAGAGAACAGTAAAGACCGTGAAGAAATACTTGTATTAACAAGCGAAGTAAAGGGTGGCTTGTTTTATCCCAGGGCTTTGTTATTTTTAACATTATGGTACTTCTTCAGTGGATGTACTTTGTTTTTGAACAAATACATATTATCTTACATGGAAGGCGATCCTACAATTTtgg GTGCTTGTCAGATGTTAATGACAGCTGTTTGTGGATTTATACAAATGTATTTTCCATGCGGAATGTACAAAGCAAATCCTAGGTTAATGAGGCCAGCAGGTTTTTATAAGCATATGATATTGGTAGGATGTACAAGATTTACAACTGTAGTACTAGGATTAGTGTCACTCAATTATGTAGCAGTGAGTTTTACAGAAACTATTAAAAGTAGTGCTCCACTTTTTACCGTCCTTATTAGCAGATATTTATTAG gaGAACATACAGGGTTATATGTAAATTTATCTTTAATACCGGTAATGGGTGGACTTGCTCTATGTTCAGTAAATGAAATCAGTTTTGATCTCAGGGGATTTATTGCTGCTATGGCTACAAATGTAACAGAATGTTTGCAAAATGtatattccaaaatgttaataaGCGGTGATAATTTTAAGTATAC ACCTGCAGAGCTGCAATTTTATACCAGTATAGCATCAATCGTGGTACAAGTACCAGTTTCAATTTTATTGGTAGATTTAACAACACTTCAACATtctttaagttttaaattattcaCAGCATTTCTCCTGAATGGAGtgtttttccattttcaaaGTATCACTGCATATGTACTTATGGATTACATCAGTCCTGTGACACATAG TGTTGCTAATACAGCAAAGAGAGCTTCATTAATTTGGCTTTCAGTTCTGTTGTTTAACAATCCTGTGACTGGTTTATCTGCAATGGGAACATCCTTGGTAATAGCAGGAGTATTATTGTATAATCGAGCACAAGAATATGATAGATTGAACAAAGCAAAATTACGATACACTTCGAAAgttaatttacaataa
- the unc-45 gene encoding unc-45 myosin chaperone isoform X2: MTKTTNLSAREWKEKGNEEFNKANWSEALSCYTNALKLTNEDNSEKAIYYKNRAAAYLKQEEYNKAIKDCDEALKICPNDPKALFRRCQALDALERFEEAYRDARYIISADPGNKAIQPIAARLHEIVQERYRQNSRVSAKVSQMMNIAFEMKGDNEKREQAMNNLLVLARERAGAEVMFNDGIVSQITKTLKLEKNEEIITIAIRIIAELCKDNINITEIIIKDIGIPWYLEMINSKVLERVNAAQYCLQTVLNSYSGMDNKPDSKPNQELCEKYNKEIDTILSCLLYSITSRTISGLARDAIIELIMRNIHYTALNWAERLVELRGLQRLMEVASELEEYKYESAMDITPSTRTVTSVCLARIYENMYYDAAKEKFRNAIDEYIKDKLLTPDIESKVRIVVAITTLLLGPLDVGNTVIAKEGILEMILVMAGTDDILQQKVACECIVAAASKKDKATAIINQGVNILKKLYQSKDDSIKVRALVGLCKLGSSGGTDATIRPFADGATKKLAEACRRFLINPKKQKDMRKWAVEGLSYLTFDAEVKEKLIEDKEAIQAMIEVAKTGDQSVVYGVVTTLVNLCNAYDKQELIPEMIELAKFAKHHIPEEHELDDVDFVNKRIITLAKAGVTSALVALSKTESQNSKELIARVFNAICSQHEVRGIVVQQGGAKALLPLALDGTDRGKKQASQALARLGITINPEVAFPGQRIMEVVRPFINLLNPECSALENFEALMALCNLAGVNDSVRKRILKEGGFQKIETYMYEDHEMLKRASVQVINNLMMCEDTLKYYEQENDRVKYLVILCEDEDLETSMAAAGALAVLTSCSVKSCIKIFDSKDWCESLRYLLANPNVDLQHRGVVIVYNMIKSMKDVAARLIETDIMEILMALTKSDTVENKKVKELAAEALEAATKWELIRKNADDEQIPENSNTLENVE, translated from the exons ATGACAAAAACAACAAACCTGAGTGCACGTGAATGGAAGGAAAAAGGCAATGAGGAATTTAATAAAGCAAATTGGTCGGAAGCTTTAAGTTGTTATACAAATGCACTGAAGCTTACGAATGAAGATAATTCTGAGAAAGCAATATATTATAAGAATCGTGCTGCTGCGTATCTCAAACAGGAAGAATATAATAAAGCAATTAAAGATTGTGATGAGGCTCTTAAGATATGTCCAAATGATCCTAAAGCATTGTTTCGCAGATGTCAGGCATTAGATGCACTAGAAAGATTTGAGGAAGCATATCGTGATGCAAGATACATTATTTCAGCAGATCCTGGTAATAAAGCAATTCAACCTATTGCTGCGAGACTGCATGAAATTGTTCAAGAAAGATATAGACAAAACTCTCGTGTTAGTGCCAAG GTATCCCAAATGATGAATATAGCTTTTGAAATGAAAGGAGACAATGAAAAACGAGAACAAGCAATGAACAATTTACTTGTTCTTGCCCGAGAAAGAGCAGGGGCAGAAGTGATGTTTAATGATGGAATTGTTTCTCAAATAACTAAGACCCTTAAACTTGagaagaatgaagaaataataacgattgctaTTCGAATAATTGCAGAATTATGTAAAGATAATATCAATATAACTGAGattattataaaagatataGGTATACCCTGGTATTTAGAGATGATTAATAGTAAAGTTTTAGAAAGGGTAAATGCTGCTCAGTACTGTTTACAG ACTGTACTCAATAGTTACAGTGGAATGGATAACAAACCAGATTCAAAACCAAATCAAGAATTATGTGAGAAATATAATAAGGAAATTGATACCATCTTATCCTGTTTATTGTACAGTATAACGAGTAGAACAATTTCTGGATTAGCTAGAGATGCAATTATAGAACTTATAATGCGCAATATTCATTATACTGCATTAAATTGGGCAGAACGTTTGGTCGAACTTCGTGGTTTACAACGTTTAATGGAAGTAGCAAGTGAGCTTGAAGAATACAAATATGAATCTGCTATGGACATCACCCCATCTACTAGAACTGTAACCAGCGTTTGTTTGGCaagaatttatgaaaatatgtaTTATGATGCAGCAAAAGAGAAATTCAGAAATGCTATTGATGAATACATTAAAGACAAATTACTTACCCCAGATATAGAATCTAAG GTTCGCATTGTAGTTgcaataacaacattattactTGGTCCACTGGATGTTGGAAACACTGTAATTGCCAAAGAAGGTATTTTAGAAATGATACTAGTTATGGCCGGTACAGATGATATATTGCAACAGAAGGTTGCTTGTGAATGTATCGTAGCTGCTGCATCAAAGAAAGATAAAGCAACAGCGATTATAAACCAAGGCGTgaatatattaaagaaattgTATCAATCTAAAGACGATTCGATTAAAGTACGTGCTTTGGTAGGATTGTGTAAGTTAGGTAGTTCGGGTGGTACAGACGCCACAATAAGACCATTTGCCGACGGCGCAACAAAGAAATTAGCCGAAGCTTGTAGAAGATTCTTAATTAACCCTAAAAAACAAAAGGATATGAGAAAATGGGCAGTGGAAGGATTATCTTATCTCACGTTTGATGCTGAGGTGAAAGAGAAATTAATTGAAGATAAAGAAGCGATTCAAGCAATGATTGAAGTTGCTAAAACCGGAGATCAGTCTGTAGTTTATGGTGTTGTTACAACATTAGTAAATTTATGCAACGCTTATGATAAACAGGAACTTATACCAGAAATGATAGAATTGGCTAAATTTGCAAAACATCATATACCAGAAGAACATGAACTTGATGATGTAGACTTTGTAAACAAGAGAATAATCACCCTAGCTAAAGCTGGGGTAACAAGTGCGTTGGTTGCGCTTTCTAAAACGGAAAGTCAAAATAGTAAGGAACTAATAGCACGTGTTTTCAATGCAATTTGCAGTCAACATGAAGTACGAGGAATCGTCGTTCAACAAGGTGGAGCAAAGGCACTATTGCCATTAGCTTTAGATGGAACAGACAGAGGAAAGAAACAAGCATCACAAGCTCTTGCGCGTTTAGGAATTACGATAAACCCAGAAGTTGCATTTCCTGGGCAGAGAATAATGGAAGTAGTACGGCCATTCATAAATCTTTTAAATCCAGAATGTTCTGCGCTTGAAAACTTCGAAGCTTTAATGGCTTTGTGTAATTTAGCTGGTGTTAATGATAGTGTTAGAAAACGAATTTTGAAAGAAGGAGGTTTCCAGAAAATTGAAACTTACATGTATGAAGATCATGAAATGTTGAAACGTGCATCCGTtcaagttataaataatttaatgatgtGCGAAGACactttaaaatattatgaaCAAGAAAACGACAGAGTTAAATATTTGGTGATTCTCTGCGAGGATGAAGATTTAGAAACAAGCATGGCAGCAGCAGGAGCCTTAGCAGTGCTAACATCATGCAGCGTAAAatcttgtataaaaatatttgattcgAAGGATTGGTGTGAATCGTTACGTTATTTACTTGCTAATCCAAATGTTGATTTACAACATAGAGGAGTTgtaattgtttataatatgaTTAAAAGCATGAAAGATGTTGCGGCAAGACTAATTGAAACTGATATCATGGAAATTTTAATGGCTTTAACAAAGAGTGATACTGTAGAGAATAAAAAAGTAAAGGAGCTAGCTGCCGAAGCATTAGAAGCTGCAACAAAATGGGAGCTCATTAGGAAAAATGCAGATGATGAACAGATACCAGAAAATTCGAATACTTTGGAAAATGTTGAATAA
- the LOC117605729 gene encoding cell division cycle 7-related protein kinase isoform X2, which produces MEEKTQMQEDNDNKDNNAAIKSTIPLIKDLFHVHGKVGEGTFSSVFLATLKSSDGSKKFALKHLVPTRHPEKIERELQCMQQIGGKDYVVGLELCLRNFETVIFVMPYMRHDKFSEYVQDLTVQETKDYMIALLTALRRVHQFNIIHRDVKPSNFLYDRCNKRYLLVDFGLAQEYIPEEKPKNHKSANSAVHSLKRKRSDENDFNFSLSSRKKVTGEKCYCFGKPKVCSLCTSRPDQTAPRAGTPGFRAPEVLLKHLSQTPAIDIWASGVMMLCILSGTQPFFHSPDDCTALAEITTVFGSQKMQQCAHKLGIIRRSISKRSLSPFIKTVGFRLQNTFYCR; this is translated from the exons ATGGAGGAAAAGACTCAAATGCAAGAGGATAATGACAACA aagATAACAATGCTGCCATTAAAAGTACAATTccattaattaaagatttatttcatGTGCATGGAAAAGTTGGTGAAGGGACTTTCAGTTCTGTGTTTTTAGCTACTTTAAAGTCTTCTGATGGTTCTAAAAAATTTGCATTAAAACATTTAGTTCCTACTCGACATCCAGAAAAGATTGAACGAGAATTACAATGTATGCAACAGATAGG AGGAAAAGATTATGTGGTTGGATTAGAATTATGTTTACGAAATTTTGAAACAGTAATTTTTGTAATGCCATATATGCGACATGATAAATTCTCG gaATATGTACAAGATTTGACTGTTCAGGAAACTAAAGATTATATGATAGCGTTATTGACTGCATTAAGAAGGGTTcatcaatttaatattatacataGAGATGTGAAACCcagtaattttttatatgatCGGTGCAATAAAAg ATACTTATTAGTTGATTTTGGATTAGCACAAGAATACATACCAGAAGAAAAACCTAAAAATCATAAATCGGCTAATTCTGCAGTACATTCGCTTAAGCGGAAACGATCAGACGaa aacgattttaatttttctctaaGTAGTAGAAAAAAGGTTACTGGAGAGAAATGTTATTGTTTTGGAAAACCAAAAGTTTGTTCATTGTGTACATCAAGACCAGACCAGACGGCTCCAAGAGCGGGTACTCCAGGATTTCGTGCTCCTGAAGTTTTATTGAAGCATCTTTCACAAACACCAGCGATTGATATTTGGGCAAGTGGAGTAATGATGCTGTGCATTCTTAGTGGTACTCAACCATTTTTTCATTCTCCAGACGATTGTACAGCTTTAGCAGAAATAACAACTGTATTTGGATCTCAGAAGATGCAACAGTGTGCACACAAATTAG GTATCATCAGGCGATCAATTTCCAAAAGAAGCTTATCACCTTTTATTAAGACTGTTGGATTTAGATTACAAAACACGTTTTACTGCAGATGA